TGCTGTCATAGCCCTTGTCGGCGACCAGATAGCGGGAGGGCGGTACGGCATTGATCGTCTGGATAGCGATCTTGGCATCGTGCGTGTTGCCCGGCGTCAGCAGGAGGATGTGCGGGCGGCCCTTCTCGTCGCAGACGGCATGGAGCTTGGTGTTGCGTCCGCCCTTGGTGATGCCGATACCATGAGCCAAGGCCCCCCTTTTGCGCCGCCGGCGGTGCGGTGGACCTTGATGCAGCTGCTGTCGATGAAGAGCCTTTCAGGGACGCCATCGACCCCGGCGAGCTGGGCGAAGATCCGTTCCCACACGCCGCGTTCGGCCCAGCGCCGGAAGCGGTTGTAGAGCATCTTCTTCGGACCGTAGACATGTTCCGGGCAGTCGCCCCAGCGACCACCGCTCTTCAGAGCCTAGACAATCCCGGAAAGCACGCGCCGGTCATCGACCCTTGGCATCCCGCGCGTATCATTCGGCAAGAGCGGCTCGATCCGTGCCCACTGATCATCCGGAGCCGAAGGCGTGCAAAGCACAAAACCAGAAGAAATCCGCCATTCACCAAGCCTCCTCGCTGGAGGCACGTGAATCACATTGCAGCGCCGGTGTGAATCCCGTTTATGGGTCCGGACCCTAGATTCGCCTAAGGTTGAGGGCAGGATGACGCACGGGGTTTGATGCGTCCAATCGATTGATTGGCGCGCATTAATCGCTTTTGTCGTTATCACGGTGTCGCCGCTCAAGACACGTCCCTCCAGCGACCCAAACGCAAAAACCCGCCCTGCCGGTCCGGCGGGGCGGGTCTTTTTGCGTCGGTCGGAACGCCCGGAGCGTCAGGCCGCCTGCGCGATCTCTTCCGGAGCGGAATTGCGGATCAGGTAATCGAACGCCGACAAGGCCGCCTTCGACCCTTCGCCCATCGCGATCACGATCTGCTTGTAGGGTACGGTCGTCACATCGCCCGCCGCGAACACGCCATGGATATTGGTCGCGGACTTCGCATCGACCTCGATCTCGCCATGCTGCGACAGGGCCACGCCGCTATCCTTCAGCCACTCGGTATTGGGCACCAGCCCGATCTGCACAAATACGCCTTCCAGCTCGACGCGGTGCTCCTCGCCGCTCGCCCGGTCCTTGTAGACCAGGCCATCGACCTTGCTGCCGTCGCCAGAGATCTCGGTCGTCTGCGCGTTCACCAGCACGTCGACATTCTTCAGCGAGCGCAGCTTGTCCTGCAGCACCTGGTCCGCACGCAGGGCCGTGTCGAACTCTACCAGCGTCACGTGGCCGACGATATTCGCCAGGTCGATCGCCGCTTCGACGCCGCTGTTGCCGCCGCCGATCACCGCCACGCGCTTGCCCTTGTAGAGCGGCCCGTCACAGTGCGGGCAATACGCCACGCCCTTGTTGCGATATTCCTGCTCGCCCGGCACGCCCAGGTTCCGCCAGCGCGCGCCCGTCGCCAGGATGACGGACCGCGCCTGCAGCACGCCGCCATTCTCGAACTCGACCGTGTGGTATCCGCCCTTGTCGGCCGCGGGCACCAGCCTGCTCGCCGTCGCGAGATTCATCACGTCGACATCGTATTCGCCGACATGCTCTTCCAGCTGCCGCGCAAGTTTCGGTCCTTCGGTGTAGGGAACGGAGATGAAGTTCTCGATCCCCATCGTGTCCAGTACCTGCCCGCCGAATCGCTCGGCGGCCACGCCCGTGCTGAAGCCCTTGCGGATGGTATAGACCGCCGCCGCAGCGCCCGCCGGGCCGCCGCCTACCACCAGCACTTCGAACGGCTCCTTGTCCGCCATCTTGGCTGCCGCACGCTCGCTGGCGCCGGTGTCCAGCTTGGCCAGGATCTCTTCCACGCCCATCTTCCCGCTGGCGAACATCTCGCCATTGAGGAAGGTCGCGGGCACCGCCATCACGCCGCGCTGCTCGACCTCGTCCTGGAACGTGCTGCCTTCGATCAGCGTGGCGGTGATGCGGCTGTTATAGAGCGCCATCAGCGTCAGCGCCTGCACCACGTCGGGGCAGTTGTGACAGCTGAGGGAGAAATACATCTCGAACGCGAAGT
This sequence is a window from Alteriqipengyuania flavescens. Protein-coding genes within it:
- the ahpF gene encoding alkyl hydroperoxide reductase subunit F, whose product is MLDDTMKQQLSTYLANLREPVELVASLGDDAKSAQTRELLEEIAALHDMVSASFDGDDARRPSFIIRRASDATKWVRFAGLPMGHEFTSLVLALLWAGGHPPKVEPEVLEQIEALEGDFAFEMYFSLSCHNCPDVVQALTLMALYNSRITATLIEGSTFQDEVEQRGVMAVPATFLNGEMFASGKMGVEEILAKLDTGASERAAAKMADKEPFEVLVVGGGPAGAAAAVYTIRKGFSTGVAAERFGGQVLDTMGIENFISVPYTEGPKLARQLEEHVGEYDVDVMNLATASRLVPAADKGGYHTVEFENGGVLQARSVILATGARWRNLGVPGEQEYRNKGVAYCPHCDGPLYKGKRVAVIGGGNSGVEAAIDLANIVGHVTLVEFDTALRADQVLQDKLRSLKNVDVLVNAQTTEISGDGSKVDGLVYKDRASGEEHRVELEGVFVQIGLVPNTEWLKDSGVALSQHGEIEVDAKSATNIHGVFAAGDVTTVPYKQIVIAMGEGSKAALSAFDYLIRNSAPEEIAQAA